The nucleotide sequence TGTAATATTATAGCTAATTGAAATTCTACATCTCAGTGAGTTATTTAATGTCTTCACATTTATGCGATAgatattggaatttttttattatttcacatgATAGTTAAATACATGTAAGCAGTTGTgtgtttaattaaaaattttaaaaaccttctAAGTAATATTAAAAGTAAGGCTGAAAATGTTTTGGTTAATAAACTGTATTTCTCTTTGTTGTGCAACAATAGTTTTATGTTTCAACATCTTGTACCATAGTTATGAAATTTGATGGGAAGTTTCATACATTGCAATTTACCTTATGCAGTCCTTCCTTTTATATAAGAAACAAATCTTCTAAGGAAGTTAACCATCATCTTGTCTATTTTTTAGCTCACTAAGAAGGTAAAGACAATTTTAATTtgtgtgtaaaaataatttctccctttcaaggttattattatttaaggtatTGTAGTATCTCTAGATTTAGGAGTCATCTAGCAGTTTGATTGTTAAGTTGTCTAGTATtttaaatgacattaattttctttaaggtGAAGGGAATCAGTGTACAGCATGTTTTCGTGCATGTTGATCTTAAAATTGCCTTTCTTTTTCAGTATGATTTTGCCATAGAAAAAACAACGCTTAACTGGGTTCATGAAAGAAGAGTTCGCttagaaaaggaggaaaaagataGGAAAGCAAGAATTGAAGAgtatgaaaaattgaaattagaaaagaaagcaaaacaggaagaagaggaaagattgcgactggaggaagaggaaagacagAGAGTcttgaaagaggaggaggaaaagaaaagagctgaagaagaggaaaaaaggctTCAAGAGGAACGTAGTAAAGAGGAGACACAGCCAAGTGACCACTCAGCTGATGAAGAGGGAGAGGATCCTTGTGACACAAATAAGAAGGCTTTAGAAAGTGAAAGCAGTGATGCTAGCATTGAAACACAGGTCACTTGTAAAGACAATCGTGAAGTAGATGTACAAAGTGAAGcaaaattacatacaaataatAATGCACTCCATTCAACAGAAATAACACAGCCAACTGGTACTCCTTACCTCGGGAATACCTCTATGtacaataaaaatgcacattttaATACAGATATGAAAACTCCGTATCCTGATATGCTAAAACCaacaccattcccttctcagaaaGATAGTATAAGAACTCCTTTAAAAATGCCTACAGACATCAATTTTGCTGATTTTGAGGGTGATGCAAATGATCCTTTTGAAGGTGCAGCTTTAAAATCCATCAATGACCTCGAAGAACTAGCAAAGGTTTTAGACTCGTCAAATATCAATTCACAGCCTAAAGAAGGAAGTTTTCTTGCGAAGTCAAATTCCAGTGATGATAAGGGATCTGTTCATATGTACCCAAATGGTCAGACTTCATATGCTGCTTATAGTCAGTATCCATATTACATGCAGCAGCACCAACAGCAAAATTACGGCCAGTTTACAAACCAGATAGCAAAGAATTCACAAGTTACTTCTGCGTCCCCAACAGTGCCTTCATATACTAGTAATCCACAGTATAGTGTAGGGCTCAATAGAACGTACCAGAATTCATATTATAATCAACAGTGGAATAACAGTTTTAATGTAAGTAGTCCAAGTAAACCCCCACAATTTGGAACATATGACTACCATCTTCAAAGCAGTACTGTAGGTGGAATGAGTCCTGGAAGCACTAATGTAAACCTCACAACTGCAGCAGCAACCATCCCTGTTGCATCAGTTAGTAGTCTACAAGCAAACTCTTCTGATGGTGGGAATCCTGCTAAAAGACAAGATTTGGAAGATTTTTATTCTAAGTATTATTCTCAAAACAAAGCTGCAGTTCCATCTAATCAACAGTCTGTGATGAGATCTGGAGACTCAACACCAAGCCATAGCAGTGGTGGTTCTGGAGCAGCTGGGTCGACTAATGGTTCACTACGTTCATGTCGGAGTGTTCCAGACCTAACTGCTGCAGCAGATTCTGAGGTGACAATATATAGTAATGGCATGCAGTCGCAAAATGAATCACGAAGTTTCACTCATACTCTTCCTCCAAGACCATCCAGTACGGGCCTTAGTGGTttagaggtaaggaaaaagtttgttCTTATGCCACagatgtacagtatttaatttacATGAATGTACACATATAGGCTAGTTCTAATGAACCATGTACAATGTCCAGATATTAGTTCATAGAAAATGCAAACCATTGCTTCAGGAAAGTATTGCCCTTCAGTCTTGTATAAACAAAGTTCCATATTTAAACTGTTTGTTTTGGGTGTGCTTAATTGAGGAGTACCCTCCTCCATGTAGTGTCAGTTgcctcacttttttcttttatccttatcCAGTTATCACTTTTCTGTTGTCAGCTGACTCCTGTTATGTGGTTCCATTATcataggaattttattttataaaagggaGCTTTCTTTTTGCTATTAATTTGGAGCTGTTGATTTTTATCACCTTACTTACATAATGTTCTTGTCCTTTCATGCGTTTACTTAACAGTAACAGTTATGTCATTCCTTACTGGAACTATTGTGTCCAAGCATTACATCACAGATATGAAGGCAAGTGGTAGATTTA is from Macrobrachium rosenbergii isolate ZJJX-2024 chromosome 10, ASM4041242v1, whole genome shotgun sequence and encodes:
- the LOC136842684 gene encoding uncharacterized protein, encoding MSTDPAAFVAGVPVKISERFRPPRRITLPASCQHQINPDLLTQEYDFAIEKTTLNWVHERRVRLEKEEKDRKARIEEYEKLKLEKKAKQEEEERLRLEEEERQRVLKEEEEKKRAEEEEKRLQEERSKEETQPSDHSADEEGEDPCDTNKKALESESSDASIETQVTCKDNREVDVQSEAKLHTNNNALHSTEITQPTGTPYLGNTSMYNKNAHFNTDMKTPYPDMLKPTPFPSQKDSIRTPLKMPTDINFADFEGDANDPFEGAALKSINDLEELAKVLDSSNINSQPKEGSFLAKSNSSDDKGSVHMYPNGQTSYAAYSQYPYYMQQHQQQNYGQFTNQIAKNSQVTSASPTVPSYTSNPQYSVGLNRTYQNSYYNQQWNNSFNVSSPSKPPQFGTYDYHLQSSTVGGMSPGSTNVNLTTAAATIPVASVSSLQANSSDGGNPAKRQDLEDFYSKYYSQNKAAVPSNQQSVMRSGDSTPSHSSGGSGAAGSTNGSLRSCRSVPDLTAAADSEVTIYSNGMQSQNESRSFTHTLPPRPSSTGLSGLEDWKPLPDLSSSPELSPSQQNPPHGSSSHTSGPPYTPVKSRLPDPFAELTADAQVLVQSMAEMGFPRPRVARAVQKLGTDHKKLIEVLLVLQSLQDTGEDEYKAELAFYYYMGDIQKTRDHLSAAKQLLALGFEESRIIDALLKHNNDRDKALEELIA